A single genomic interval of Nostoc commune NIES-4072 harbors:
- a CDS encoding type II toxin-antitoxin system Phd/YefM family antitoxin, protein MLTVTLDEIQRNLTSYLRQVAAGESIIITQSGKPIAEIKPVSPTSQQIRPYGLCAGEFIVPDDFDSPLPEEILNSFEGK, encoded by the coding sequence ATGTTAACCGTAACACTTGATGAAATCCAACGAAATCTAACTAGCTATCTTCGCCAAGTAGCAGCAGGAGAAAGTATTATTATCACGCAATCAGGTAAACCTATTGCAGAAATTAAACCAGTTTCACCCACTTCTCAACAAATTAGACCTTATGGGTTATGTGCTGGGGAGTTCATTGTTCCTGATGATTTTGATAGTCCATTACCTGAAGAGATTTTGAATAGTTTTGAGGGTAAATGA
- a CDS encoding efflux RND transporter periplasmic adaptor subunit: MRCLAPVQTINSSSLAAQTVPRFQSVIQRGRFSLLILSLAYLCSACNASEAQSTGKETGKKRAVPVVVATAAQKTIPIQLSATGTVEAYSTVSVKSQVGGQLTGVYFQQGQNVKKGDLLFKIDSRPLQAALMQANAAKAKDLAQVKQAQANVLQAIAQVNQAKANVMKDKSQATNANVQARRYASLLKQGAISKEQAEQYQTTANAQQATVNADRGGVANAQAAVAAAQADVQNAQAAVASDEAAIANAKVQLSYSSIYSPIAGRTGSLKLNQGNLVQANADDPLITISQIRPIYVNFSIPQRLLPDIKKYSANNGKLAVDALPPKDAGHPVRGELTFVDSGVNTQTGTIQLKGTFANADERLFPGQFVNVVLKLSEEPNAITVPSQAVQSGQQGQFVYVVKPDKTAEMRPITVGDTVGNETVIKQGLKPDEQVVTDGQFNLVPGATVQVKPEVGSRGAGEQGAGRQR; encoded by the coding sequence ATGCGCTGTTTAGCCCCTGTTCAGACGATAAACTCTTCGTCCTTGGCCGCTCAAACTGTTCCTCGTTTTCAGAGCGTTATTCAAAGAGGGCGGTTCTCGCTACTTATTTTAAGTCTGGCCTATTTGTGTAGTGCCTGTAATGCTTCCGAAGCCCAATCAACTGGAAAAGAAACAGGAAAAAAACGAGCTGTACCAGTGGTGGTTGCTACTGCGGCTCAAAAAACGATTCCAATACAGCTATCGGCTACGGGAACAGTAGAAGCATATTCTACAGTATCTGTCAAGTCTCAAGTGGGTGGACAACTTACGGGAGTCTATTTTCAGCAAGGACAGAACGTTAAGAAAGGAGACTTGTTATTTAAAATTGATTCCCGCCCTCTACAAGCCGCACTGATGCAAGCTAATGCTGCCAAAGCCAAAGATTTAGCGCAGGTGAAACAGGCACAGGCAAATGTGCTACAAGCGATCGCCCAGGTGAACCAGGCAAAAGCGAATGTAATGAAGGATAAGTCCCAGGCAACAAATGCAAATGTGCAGGCTCGACGTTATGCTAGCTTGCTCAAGCAAGGGGCAATCAGTAAAGAACAGGCGGAACAGTATCAGACTACTGCTAATGCTCAACAGGCAACGGTAAACGCAGATCGAGGTGGTGTGGCAAATGCTCAAGCAGCAGTGGCGGCAGCCCAAGCAGATGTCCAAAATGCCCAGGCAGCAGTAGCTTCAGATGAAGCTGCGATCGCTAATGCCAAAGTTCAGCTTTCTTACAGTTCTATTTACTCACCAATTGCTGGACGTACAGGAAGCCTCAAACTAAATCAAGGCAATTTGGTACAAGCGAATGCCGATGATCCACTGATTACAATCAGCCAAATTCGCCCGATTTATGTCAACTTTTCCATTCCACAGCGACTGCTGCCAGACATCAAAAAATACAGTGCTAATAACGGCAAATTAGCAGTTGATGCTTTACCTCCTAAAGATGCAGGGCATCCGGTACGAGGCGAACTCACCTTTGTTGATAGTGGAGTCAATACCCAAACAGGCACAATTCAACTTAAGGGTACTTTTGCCAACGCTGACGAGCGCCTGTTTCCGGGGCAGTTTGTCAATGTAGTACTCAAACTGAGCGAAGAACCAAATGCCATTACTGTGCCTTCCCAAGCAGTACAAAGTGGACAACAGGGACAGTTTGTGTATGTAGTCAAACCTGACAAAACAGCAGAAATGCGTCCAATTACGGTAGGTGACACCGTTGGGAACGAAACAGTGATTAAGCAAGGGTTGAAACCAGACGAACAAGTAGTCACTGATGGACAATTCAACCTAGTGCCTGGTGCCACAGTCCAAGTGAAACCGGAAGTAGGAAGCAGAGGGGCAGGGGAGCAGGGAGCAGGGAGACAAAGATAA
- a CDS encoding pentapeptide repeat-containing protein has product MSDLEHYYRVLELEPGATLEEVNQAYKDLVFVWHPDRIPKDNLRLQQKAQDKLKAINEAREKLRSLKTKHQTTHHSPPPQQEKRSQTTQKPYSPPPQQEKPSQTTHKPPKQNSDLSGKDYSRANLSNKDLSGRNLSYANLSGANLSDTFMHKVNLRGANLSEANLFRANLLLADLREANLRAANLIGADLSGADLRGADLTGARIRSGERLLVKLVGTNLAGAIMPDGSIYQ; this is encoded by the coding sequence ATGAGCGATCTGGAGCACTACTATAGAGTTTTGGAATTAGAGCCTGGGGCAACACTTGAAGAAGTGAACCAGGCTTACAAAGATTTAGTCTTTGTTTGGCATCCCGATCGCATTCCTAAAGACAATCTCCGTTTACAGCAGAAAGCACAAGACAAGCTGAAAGCCATAAATGAAGCTCGTGAAAAGTTGCGCTCTCTAAAAACCAAACATCAAACCACACATCACTCACCACCACCTCAACAGGAAAAACGATCTCAAACAACCCAGAAACCATACTCACCGCCACCTCAACAAGAAAAACCATCTCAAACAACCCACAAACCACCAAAGCAAAACTCAGACTTGAGTGGTAAAGACTACAGTCGGGCAAATTTGAGCAATAAAGACTTATCTGGCAGAAATCTGAGTTATGCCAATTTGAGCGGTGCTAATCTCAGCGATACTTTTATGCACAAAGTCAACCTCAGAGGGGCGAATTTATCTGAAGCAAATTTATTTCGGGCAAACCTACTTTTAGCGGATCTTAGAGAGGCGAATTTACGCGCCGCTAATCTGATTGGAGCGGATCTCAGTGGGGCTGACTTGCGAGGGGCCGACTTAACAGGAGCGCGGATTCGTTCTGGTGAGCGCCTTTTAGTTAAACTAGTTGGTACTAACTTAGCAGGGGCAATTATGCCTGATGGTTCAATTTATCAATAG
- a CDS encoding type II toxin-antitoxin system VapC family toxin, protein MKLLLDTHIFLWFISGDQKLPIHLQNSIRDLNNDVYLSCVSVWEATIKYQLRKLPLPESPEIYLIKQRQQHLISSLNLDEGSVAQLLNLPLLHRDPFDRMLICQALQHNLTIVTVDQAIRSYLISILC, encoded by the coding sequence ATGAAACTATTATTAGATACCCATATTTTTTTATGGTTTATTAGTGGCGATCAGAAATTACCAATTCATTTACAAAATAGCATTCGTGATTTAAATAACGACGTATATTTAAGTTGCGTTTCAGTTTGGGAAGCAACTATTAAATATCAATTACGTAAATTACCATTACCAGAATCACCTGAAATCTACCTTATCAAACAGCGTCAGCAGCATTTAATCAGTAGTCTTAACCTAGATGAAGGAAGTGTTGCTCAACTCTTGAATTTACCATTATTACATCGCGATCCTTTTGATAGAATGCTGATTTGTCAAGCTTTACAACATAATTTAACAATTGTAACTGTAGACCAAGCAATTCGTTCTTACTTGATCAGTATTTTATGTTAG
- a CDS encoding DUF72 domain-containing protein → MNFFIGCAVWAYKGWADELYPQGTRTADFLHLYSRRFTTVEGNTTFYAVPNQETVTRWAAETPAGFEFCLKLPRDITHQGLLKPYIPAALKFLEGMRPLGKRLGPIFAQLPPSYAPTLLDDLTNFLEAWPRTETPLALEVRHPDWFREPHASNLTTLLKRLGVGRVLLDSRPIYTGDDDPQLQSERRKPKLPLQLSVTAPFTLIRFISHPNLSVNQPFMEEWVRQIQQWLQMGVRIYFFVHCPIEARSPSTARHFQQLLEQSHTPVPPLPWNNLEHPPNQLSLWS, encoded by the coding sequence GTGAACTTTTTTATTGGTTGTGCTGTTTGGGCATATAAAGGTTGGGCGGACGAACTCTATCCCCAAGGCACTCGTACTGCCGATTTTCTGCATCTCTACAGTCGTCGCTTCACCACTGTAGAAGGTAACACCACCTTTTATGCCGTGCCTAACCAAGAAACTGTAACCCGTTGGGCTGCCGAAACACCAGCAGGTTTTGAATTCTGTCTGAAACTACCGCGAGATATTACCCATCAAGGATTGCTGAAACCTTATATTCCGGCTGCATTAAAATTTCTGGAAGGGATGCGTCCTTTAGGTAAGCGTCTTGGCCCGATATTTGCCCAGTTACCACCCAGTTATGCACCTACATTGCTTGACGATTTGACCAACTTTCTGGAAGCTTGGCCACGTACAGAAACACCCCTAGCGTTAGAAGTTCGGCATCCCGACTGGTTCAGAGAACCCCATGCAAGTAATTTGACGACACTTTTAAAAAGGCTCGGTGTGGGACGGGTATTGTTAGACTCGCGCCCCATTTACACTGGAGATGATGACCCTCAGTTGCAATCGGAACGGCGTAAACCTAAATTACCGTTGCAATTGAGTGTGACAGCACCTTTTACTCTAATTCGATTTATTTCTCATCCAAATTTATCAGTGAATCAGCCGTTTATGGAAGAGTGGGTGAGGCAGATTCAGCAATGGTTGCAAATGGGAGTGCGAATTTATTTCTTTGTTCATTGTCCAATAGAAGCGCGATCGCCTAGCACAGCCCGTCACTTCCAACAGCTATTGGAACAGAGTCACACACCAGTTCCACCCCTACCTTGGAATAACCTTGAGCATCCCCCTAATCAACTCAGTTTATGGTCTTGA
- a CDS encoding mechanosensitive ion channel family protein, which produces MRFQFLALALPAVGIASSMAIAVVSVPKATAQIPSLPQLLPSPSSVSNDANNRLVTGWIYLDGRRLFQIAASRSNFPERSEDIQKKLEKIAQNYFQSPAKTAVKVEVREANGLPVIYVNGQYLMTITSEDAGLREVDIWTSANQIKESLQEDLQQAKQERQTQFLIDQGKIAAGIGLTMIVMSWGVYSWQRRSKNDAVHPLASQPPRGPLPTAAAQPIATQLNQQEHRHIQEVKRRLFQLTQAGIWGGGSFFILGLFPYTRPFQVGILTAAQFPLRLGVVFLGTYVAIRLIYALIDRFTTTLISSGALLTPESSERLQLRVSTFSGVTKSIATGICVGVGFLLALVSLGIDIVPLLAGASLVGVAVSLASQNLIKDAINGFLIILEDQYALGDVITVGDVGGLVENLNLRMTQVRDSEGRLITIPNSEIKVVANLSSRWSRADLTIPIAYQADIEKALKLIESIGFDMDKEPQWERQILETPQVLGIDQFGDRGLIIRVWIKTQPLKQWDVAREFRRRLKVALDEAGISISVPQQAIWVNDEQLLNFQSNGNGKAN; this is translated from the coding sequence GTGCGCTTTCAATTTTTGGCGTTGGCTTTGCCCGCCGTAGGCATCGCTAGTTCAATGGCTATAGCTGTTGTATCTGTGCCAAAAGCCACAGCCCAAATTCCTTCGTTACCTCAGCTGCTACCATCTCCCAGCAGTGTGAGTAATGATGCAAATAATAGACTTGTTACAGGCTGGATTTATTTAGATGGTCGTCGGTTATTTCAGATAGCGGCATCAAGAAGCAACTTTCCTGAGCGTTCAGAAGATATCCAAAAGAAGTTGGAGAAAATTGCCCAAAATTACTTCCAGTCACCAGCAAAAACAGCAGTCAAGGTAGAAGTTCGTGAAGCCAACGGATTACCAGTAATTTATGTCAACGGTCAATACCTGATGACCATTACTTCTGAGGATGCTGGACTCCGAGAGGTAGATATATGGACATCGGCAAATCAAATCAAAGAATCGTTGCAAGAAGACTTGCAACAAGCAAAGCAAGAAAGACAAACTCAATTTTTAATCGACCAAGGCAAAATTGCTGCGGGCATTGGACTGACAATGATTGTGATGAGTTGGGGGGTATATAGCTGGCAAAGGCGTTCCAAAAACGATGCAGTACACCCCCTTGCCTCCCAACCCCCCAGAGGGCCCCTACCAACAGCAGCAGCCCAACCAATTGCAACCCAACTGAATCAACAGGAACATCGACATATCCAAGAAGTCAAAAGACGATTGTTTCAGCTAACTCAAGCCGGAATTTGGGGAGGTGGAAGTTTCTTTATCTTGGGTCTATTTCCCTACACACGACCATTTCAGGTAGGCATTCTCACAGCTGCCCAATTTCCTTTGCGATTAGGTGTTGTGTTCTTGGGAACTTACGTAGCAATCCGTCTCATCTATGCCCTCATTGACCGTTTCACCACCACTCTGATCAGCAGTGGTGCTTTATTGACTCCAGAAAGTTCTGAACGGCTGCAACTGCGAGTTTCTACATTTTCCGGCGTGACTAAAAGCATCGCTACTGGTATCTGCGTAGGAGTAGGCTTTTTGCTAGCCCTAGTATCATTGGGGATAGATATCGTTCCCTTGCTAGCTGGTGCGAGTTTAGTTGGTGTTGCAGTGTCTCTAGCTTCGCAGAACTTAATTAAAGACGCGATTAATGGCTTCCTGATTATTTTAGAAGACCAGTACGCTTTAGGCGATGTGATTACTGTGGGAGACGTGGGAGGTCTAGTAGAAAATCTAAATCTGCGGATGACCCAAGTGCGTGATTCCGAAGGGCGTTTGATCACAATTCCCAATAGTGAAATTAAAGTTGTTGCCAATCTTTCTAGCCGTTGGTCACGAGCCGATTTAACGATCCCCATCGCCTACCAAGCCGATATTGAAAAGGCTTTGAAATTAATTGAAAGTATTGGTTTTGACATGGATAAAGAACCGCAATGGGAGCGTCAAATTCTGGAAACACCGCAAGTTTTGGGGATAGATCAATTTGGCGATCGCGGTTTAATTATTCGTGTATGGATTAAAACACAGCCCCTAAAACAATGGGATGTAGCACGGGAGTTTCGCCGCCGCCTGAAAGTTGCCCTAGACGAAGCTGGAATTTCCATTTCTGTTCCTCAGCAAGCAATTTGGGTCAATGATGAGCAATTGTTAAATTTTCAGAGTAATGGCAATGGCAAAGCTAATTAG
- a CDS encoding XisI protein, which yields MEKLDYRELVKKIIYKYANEQPQEDLENTEIVFDTERDRYLLVYVGWHDEERVYGCPIHISIKDDKIWIQRDFTEEGIADQLVELGVPTTDIVLGFRSPYVRQFTGFASV from the coding sequence ATGGAAAAATTAGATTATCGGGAATTAGTGAAAAAAATCATCTATAAATATGCAAATGAGCAACCCCAGGAAGATTTAGAAAATACCGAAATTGTCTTTGATACAGAACGCGATCGCTATTTATTAGTATATGTGGGATGGCATGATGAAGAAAGAGTGTATGGATGCCCAATTCATATTAGTATCAAGGATGATAAAATTTGGATTCAACGCGATTTTACTGAAGAAGGAATAGCTGATCAATTAGTAGAATTAGGTGTGCCGACAACAGATATTGTTTTAGGTTTTAGATCACCTTATGTTCGCCAGTTTACTGGTTTTGCATCTGTTTAG
- the aroF gene encoding 3-deoxy-7-phosphoheptulonate synthase, giving the protein MINAKLAAQSHLNHQTIVKISKKVAFGSEELVIIGGPCTVESLEQMEIVAQMLSTASVQGLRGGVYKPRTSPYAFQGMGEEGLEILARIRSHYLMPVVTEVMSISQIEVVAAHADMLQVGSRNMQNFDLLKALGQAGKPILLKRGLAATIEEFVMAAEYILSHGNADVVLCERGIRSFDDYTRNVLDLGAVAALKQITHLPVIVDPSHAVGKRELVAPVARAAIACGADGLIIECHPEPEKSVSDARQALSLEDMVHLVDSLKPVATAVGRSISDVGAGSKPAPIFCAA; this is encoded by the coding sequence ATGATTAACGCCAAACTTGCCGCACAATCTCATTTGAACCACCAAACAATCGTTAAAATCTCAAAAAAAGTCGCTTTCGGGAGCGAAGAACTGGTAATTATCGGCGGCCCCTGCACTGTTGAAAGTCTAGAACAAATGGAGATAGTCGCCCAAATGCTATCTACTGCATCTGTCCAAGGGTTGCGTGGCGGTGTCTACAAACCCCGCACATCTCCCTATGCTTTCCAAGGTATGGGAGAAGAAGGATTAGAAATTTTGGCAAGGATACGATCGCATTACCTTATGCCAGTTGTCACCGAAGTTATGTCAATTTCTCAAATTGAAGTAGTCGCCGCCCATGCTGATATGCTTCAAGTTGGTAGCCGCAATATGCAAAACTTCGACTTGCTCAAAGCTTTGGGACAAGCTGGTAAACCAATACTACTTAAACGTGGTTTAGCAGCGACAATTGAAGAATTCGTTATGGCTGCTGAATATATCCTCAGCCACGGGAATGCTGATGTGGTGTTGTGCGAAAGAGGTATCCGCAGTTTCGATGATTACACCCGTAACGTTCTAGATTTAGGGGCAGTGGCAGCACTCAAACAAATAACTCACCTGCCTGTGATTGTAGATCCTTCCCATGCCGTTGGAAAACGAGAGTTGGTTGCACCTGTCGCTAGGGCTGCGATCGCTTGCGGTGCTGATGGATTAATTATTGAATGTCACCCAGAACCAGAAAAATCTGTTTCTGATGCTCGTCAAGCACTTTCTTTAGAAGATATGGTGCATTTAGTTGATAGTTTAAAGCCTGTAGCAACAGCCGTTGGGCGCAGTATATCAGATGTCGGGGCGGGTTCCAAACCTGCCCCGATTTTTTGTGCTGCTTAA
- a CDS encoding bifunctional sterol desaturase/short chain dehydrogenase, giving the protein MIKMLAENLIGIDTRLQINWVWLNASLQFVSWGLFSLLLAEVLRDSYHALCHQVNWLAKWHNKHHMAYRRDLSIVSLKVYQESQLYHDILESSLLLVVLVVIALIVQHKGLWLGVAYGCTFLYGASVRYFQGKIDTDYNHLPGPLETIPSIWWVNRTYHWRHHFDDVNAYYSGVFPLVDKILGTGLSLKGKTIALTGASGALGQALAAELVKNNAKVVALTTNPEKLVEQVGVKVVPWQLGNEANLRDSLEKVDILIINHGINVYASRTSEAINTSYEVNTFSALRLMDIFLTTVTGPQAKATKEIWVNTSEAEVSPALSPLYELSKRALGDIVTLKRLDGDCVIRKLILGPFKSQLNPYGVMSAQQVARAILFFARRDFRNIIVAINPLTYLLFPLKETSASLYYRVFSRTAKSEQELRKQ; this is encoded by the coding sequence ATGATAAAAATGCTAGCTGAAAACTTGATTGGAATTGACACAAGATTACAAATTAATTGGGTTTGGCTAAATGCCAGCTTGCAGTTTGTTAGTTGGGGACTTTTTTCACTTTTACTCGCTGAGGTCTTGAGAGACAGTTACCATGCTTTGTGTCACCAAGTCAATTGGCTTGCTAAATGGCACAACAAGCACCACATGGCTTATCGCCGTGATTTATCAATAGTTTCCCTGAAAGTTTACCAAGAATCCCAACTCTATCACGACATTTTAGAGTCGAGTCTACTGCTAGTGGTATTGGTAGTCATTGCCTTAATTGTCCAGCATAAGGGGTTATGGCTGGGAGTAGCTTATGGTTGCACCTTCTTGTATGGCGCGTCTGTACGATATTTCCAGGGAAAAATTGATACAGACTACAACCACCTACCCGGCCCTTTAGAGACAATACCATCCATTTGGTGGGTGAATCGGACTTACCATTGGCGGCATCATTTTGATGATGTCAACGCTTACTACAGTGGTGTTTTTCCCCTAGTGGATAAAATTCTTGGTACAGGACTGTCTCTTAAAGGTAAAACCATCGCTTTAACCGGAGCATCAGGAGCGTTGGGACAAGCATTAGCGGCTGAACTTGTAAAGAATAATGCTAAAGTCGTGGCATTAACCACTAATCCAGAAAAACTAGTAGAGCAAGTTGGGGTGAAGGTGGTTCCTTGGCAGTTGGGTAATGAAGCCAATTTAAGAGATAGTTTAGAGAAAGTAGATATTTTAATTATCAACCACGGAATCAATGTCTACGCCAGCCGCACATCGGAGGCTATCAATACCTCATACGAGGTGAATACCTTTTCAGCATTGCGGTTGATGGATATATTTTTGACAACTGTAACAGGCCCACAAGCAAAAGCAACCAAGGAAATCTGGGTGAATACTTCTGAGGCTGAGGTTTCTCCAGCACTGAGTCCGCTTTATGAACTCAGCAAAAGAGCGTTAGGAGATATTGTTACCCTGAAGCGTTTGGACGGGGATTGTGTAATTCGCAAGCTAATTCTTGGCCCATTTAAGAGTCAACTGAATCCTTATGGAGTGATGTCTGCACAGCAAGTTGCTCGTGCTATCTTGTTTTTCGCTCGACGAGACTTCCGAAATATTATTGTGGCAATAAATCCTCTCACCTATCTGCTATTTCCCTTAAAAGAAACCAGTGCGTCGCTATACTATCGAGTCTTCAGCCGCACAGCGAAAAGTGAACAGGAGTTACGCAAACAATAG
- the ahcY gene encoding adenosylhomocysteinase, which produces MTATSPRLKHEVKDLGLAALGRQRIEWAGREMPVLRQIRDRFAIEKPFAGLRLVACAHITTETAHLAIALKAGGADALLIASNPLSTQDDVAASLVVDHEIPVFAQKGEDNATYNRHVQIALDHRPNIIVDDGSDVVATLVQERQHQIADLIGSTEETTTGIVRLRAMFREGVLTFPAVNVNDADTKHFFDNRYGTGQSTLDGIIRATNILLAGKNIVVVGYGWCGKGTALRARGMGANVIVTEIDPIKAIEAVMDGFRVLPMAEAAPQGDIFITVTGNKHVVRGEHFDVMKDGAIVCNSGHFDLELDLKYLAAQAKEIKEVRPFTEEYKLKNGKSVVVLGQGRLINLAAAEGHPSAVMDMSFANQALACEFLVKNKGKLQPGLHSIPVEVDQEIARLKLQAIGITIDSLTADQIEYINSWTSGT; this is translated from the coding sequence ATGACCGCAACTTCTCCCCGATTAAAGCACGAGGTTAAAGACCTCGGCCTAGCTGCCTTGGGTAGACAGCGTATTGAATGGGCTGGACGCGAAATGCCAGTTTTGCGGCAAATCCGCGATCGCTTTGCTATCGAGAAACCTTTCGCTGGTTTACGCCTTGTAGCTTGCGCCCACATTACAACAGAAACAGCACATTTGGCGATCGCTCTGAAAGCCGGTGGTGCAGATGCGCTTTTAATTGCTAGCAATCCTTTATCAACGCAAGATGACGTAGCCGCTAGCCTCGTCGTCGATCATGAAATTCCCGTCTTTGCTCAAAAAGGCGAAGATAACGCAACTTATAACCGCCACGTTCAAATAGCTTTAGATCATCGCCCCAACATTATTGTTGATGACGGTAGCGATGTGGTTGCAACTTTGGTACAAGAACGCCAACACCAAATTGCTGATTTGATTGGTAGCACCGAAGAAACCACCACCGGGATCGTGCGCTTACGCGCCATGTTTAGAGAAGGCGTTCTCACCTTCCCCGCAGTCAACGTCAACGACGCTGACACCAAGCACTTCTTTGATAATCGCTATGGTACTGGGCAATCAACCCTAGATGGCATTATCCGCGCCACAAATATTTTGTTGGCTGGTAAAAACATTGTCGTCGTCGGTTATGGCTGGTGTGGTAAAGGTACAGCCCTCCGCGCCCGTGGGATGGGTGCTAACGTCATCGTCACCGAAATCGACCCCATCAAGGCAATTGAAGCCGTAATGGATGGCTTCCGCGTCCTCCCAATGGCAGAAGCTGCACCCCAAGGTGATATATTTATCACTGTGACAGGTAACAAGCACGTCGTTCGTGGTGAACACTTCGATGTCATGAAAGACGGTGCGATCGTTTGTAACTCCGGTCACTTTGACTTGGAACTTGATTTGAAATACTTGGCTGCACAAGCTAAGGAAATCAAAGAAGTTCGTCCTTTCACCGAAGAGTACAAATTGAAAAATGGTAAATCAGTTGTCGTTCTCGGACAAGGACGCTTGATTAACCTAGCTGCGGCTGAAGGACACCCCAGCGCAGTAATGGATATGAGTTTTGCGAACCAAGCTTTGGCTTGTGAATTTCTGGTGAAGAATAAAGGTAAATTGCAACCTGGTTTGCACTCAATTCCTGTTGAAGTTGATCAAGAAATTGCTCGGTTGAAGTTGCAGGCTATTGGTATCACAATTGATAGCTTAACTGCCGATCAAATTGAGTACATCAACTCTTGGACAAGTGGAACTTGA